In the Acidovorax sp. A79 genome, one interval contains:
- a CDS encoding bifunctional riboflavin kinase/FAD synthetase: protein MKIFRGFHHPGIARSCALTIGNFDGVHRGHQAMLALLNSEAAHRQVDSCVLTFEPHPRDYFAGALHKPELAPARVGTLRDKLTELARCGVQQTVVLPFDAALAAQSPEAFIDEVLVQGLGARYVLVGDDFRFGRQRAGDYAMLDAAGQARGFDVARMNSYEVHGLRVSSSAVRQALAQGDMDAAARLLGRPYTISGHVVHGRKLGRELGATAEGAGDGFRTLNLRFAHWKPAASGIFAVLVHGLGREGDAPLQGVANLGVRPSLDPDDVNGGRVLLETHCLQWPAELGAEGAYGKIVRVELLHKLHDELKYDGLAALTAGIAKDCADARAYFASAQAPNHTETRRQTTRDRI from the coding sequence ATGAAGATCTTTCGCGGATTCCACCATCCTGGCATCGCCCGCTCGTGCGCGCTGACCATCGGCAATTTCGATGGCGTGCACCGGGGCCACCAGGCCATGCTCGCCCTGCTCAACAGCGAGGCCGCCCACCGGCAAGTGGACAGCTGCGTGCTGACCTTCGAGCCCCATCCGCGCGACTATTTCGCCGGGGCGCTGCACAAGCCCGAGCTGGCGCCCGCGCGCGTCGGCACGCTGCGCGACAAGCTCACGGAGCTGGCGCGCTGCGGCGTGCAGCAGACGGTGGTGCTGCCCTTCGACGCGGCGCTGGCCGCGCAGTCGCCCGAGGCCTTCATCGACGAGGTGCTGGTGCAGGGGCTGGGCGCCCGCTACGTGCTGGTGGGCGATGACTTCCGGTTCGGGCGCCAGCGCGCGGGCGACTACGCCATGCTGGACGCGGCCGGCCAGGCCCGGGGCTTTGACGTGGCGCGCATGAACAGCTACGAGGTGCACGGTTTGCGCGTCTCCAGCTCCGCCGTGCGGCAAGCGCTGGCCCAGGGTGACATGGACGCGGCCGCGCGCCTGCTGGGACGGCCCTACACCATCTCGGGCCATGTGGTGCATGGCCGCAAGCTCGGGCGCGAGCTGGGCGCCACGGCCGAGGGCGCGGGCGACGGCTTTCGCACGCTGAACCTGCGCTTTGCCCACTGGAAGCCCGCCGCCAGCGGCATCTTCGCCGTGCTGGTGCACGGCCTGGGGCGCGAGGGCGATGCTCCGCTGCAGGGCGTGGCCAACCTGGGCGTGCGCCCGTCGCTCGACCCCGACGACGTCAACGGCGGGCGGGTGCTGCTGGAGACACATTGCCTGCAATGGCCCGCCGAGCTGGGGGCCGAAGGGGCGTACGGTAAAATCGTGCGCGTGGAACTGCTGCACAAACTGCACGACGAGCTCAAGTACGACGGTCTGGCTGCCCTGACGGCGGGCATCGCCAAGGACTGTGCGGATGCGCGCGCCTACTTCGCGTCGGCCCAGGCACCCAATCACACCGAGACCCGGCGCCAGACCACGCGCGACCGAATTTGA
- a CDS encoding DMT family transporter, with the protein MTQKLTPGTAALLVVPPMLWAGNAVVGRLVHDLIPPLTLNFIRWVLAFGILLPLAHGVLRKDSPLWPHWRRYALLGLLGIGLYNAFQYMALQTSTPINVTLVGSSMPVWMLGVGALFFGAGVTRRQLLGALLSICGVLLVLSRGEWAQLMAFRLVPGDLFMLLATISWAFYSWLLSRTTEPTRIRGDWAAFLMAQMVFGLAWSGSFAGAEWASGRSHVAWGWPLAAALAFIAVGPAVLAYRFWGVGVQRAGPAVAGFFVNLTPLFAGILSAAFLGETPQLFHGIAFALIVGGIVVSSRR; encoded by the coding sequence ATGACACAAAAACTCACGCCCGGCACGGCGGCGTTGCTGGTGGTACCGCCGATGCTCTGGGCCGGCAATGCCGTGGTGGGGCGGCTGGTGCACGACCTGATCCCGCCCCTCACCCTCAATTTCATCCGCTGGGTGCTGGCCTTCGGCATCCTGCTGCCCCTCGCGCACGGTGTGCTGCGCAAGGACAGCCCGCTGTGGCCGCACTGGCGCCGCTATGCGCTGCTGGGGCTGCTGGGCATCGGGCTGTACAACGCGTTCCAGTACATGGCCCTGCAGACCTCCACGCCCATCAACGTGACCCTGGTGGGCTCCAGCATGCCGGTGTGGATGCTGGGCGTGGGCGCGCTGTTCTTCGGCGCAGGCGTCACGCGGCGGCAGCTGCTGGGGGCGCTGCTGTCGATCTGCGGCGTGCTGCTGGTGCTCAGCCGTGGCGAATGGGCGCAGCTGATGGCCTTCCGGCTCGTGCCGGGCGACCTGTTCATGCTCCTTGCCACGATTTCATGGGCGTTCTACAGCTGGCTGCTGTCGCGCACCACCGAGCCCACCCGCATCCGCGGCGACTGGGCAGCGTTCCTGATGGCGCAGATGGTGTTCGGGCTCGCATGGTCGGGCAGTTTCGCCGGGGCGGAATGGGCCTCGGGCCGCTCGCACGTCGCATGGGGCTGGCCGCTGGCGGCCGCGCTGGCATTCATCGCGGTGGGGCCCGCGGTGCTGGCCTACCGCTTCTGGGGCGTGGGCGTGCAGCGCGCGGGGCCCGCCGTGGCGGGCTTCTTCGTGAACCTGACGCCCCTGTTCGCCGGCATCCTGTCGGCCGCGTTCCTGGGGGAGACGCCCCAGCTCTTTCATGGCATCGCGTTCGCGCTGATCGTGGGCGGGATCGTGGTGTCCTCTCGCCGATAG
- a CDS encoding Na/Pi cotransporter family protein: MKHLLNLLAAVSLLIWGTHLVRTGILRVFGANLRQLIAHSVSNRFTAVLSGIGVTAVVQSSTATALIVSSFVGQGLVGLPAALAVMLGADVGTSVMAVVFSMDLSWLSPLFIFAGVVLFISRKDTAAGRVGRVLIGLGLMLLALRLITESTTVLTQSPTVRTLLSALTSDLLLEIFTGSVLAIVAYSSLATVLLTAALAGSGGIPPDVALGLVLGANLGSGVLAVLTTLKADVQTRQVPLGNLIFKIIGVVIMTPLTGLWLQHVRPYVPEIATLVVLFHLAFNMVVGIICIGLTGTVARAVQRLLPQEKTQAAAGTRPQHLDPSALATPSLAISCAAREALHQADVVESMLLGLHKVIRTDDLKLAQDLRKLDDEVDGLYSAIKYYMTKISREALDEREGRRWADIISFTINMEQIGDIIERVLIDIEDKKIKKGRQFSEAGMEEINELHARLIDNLRLAMSVFLNGSVRDAQKLLEEKARFRDLEHAYSATHLARLSDNTVQSIETSSLHIDLISELKRINSLLCSVAYPILESAGALAPSRLRAMVDQA; the protein is encoded by the coding sequence ATGAAGCATCTCTTGAATCTCCTGGCAGCGGTGTCGCTGCTGATCTGGGGCACCCACCTGGTGCGCACCGGCATCCTGCGCGTATTCGGCGCCAACCTGCGCCAGCTGATCGCGCACAGCGTCAGCAACCGGTTCACGGCCGTGCTGTCGGGCATCGGGGTGACCGCCGTGGTGCAGTCGAGCACCGCCACGGCGCTGATCGTGTCGTCCTTCGTGGGCCAGGGCCTGGTGGGCCTGCCCGCCGCGCTGGCCGTGATGCTGGGCGCCGACGTGGGCACCAGCGTGATGGCCGTGGTGTTCTCCATGGACCTGTCCTGGCTCTCGCCGCTGTTCATCTTCGCGGGGGTGGTGCTGTTCATCTCGCGCAAGGACACGGCGGCCGGCCGCGTGGGCCGGGTGCTGATCGGCCTGGGCCTGATGCTGCTGGCGCTGCGCCTGATCACCGAGTCCACCACCGTGCTGACCCAGTCGCCCACCGTGCGCACGCTGCTCTCCGCGCTCACCAGCGACCTGCTGCTCGAGATTTTCACGGGCTCGGTGCTCGCCATCGTGGCCTATTCCAGCCTGGCCACGGTGCTGCTCACCGCGGCCCTGGCGGGCTCGGGCGGCATCCCGCCCGACGTGGCGCTGGGCCTGGTGCTGGGCGCCAACCTGGGCAGCGGCGTGCTGGCGGTGCTGACCACGCTCAAGGCCGACGTGCAGACGCGGCAGGTGCCGCTGGGCAACCTGATCTTCAAGATCATCGGCGTGGTCATCATGACGCCGCTCACGGGGCTGTGGCTGCAGCACGTGCGGCCCTACGTGCCGGAAATCGCGACTCTGGTGGTGCTGTTCCATCTGGCGTTCAACATGGTGGTGGGCATCATCTGCATCGGCCTGACCGGCACGGTGGCCCGCGCGGTGCAGCGCCTGCTGCCGCAGGAGAAGACCCAGGCCGCGGCGGGCACGCGCCCCCAGCACCTGGACCCTTCCGCCCTGGCCACGCCCTCGCTGGCCATCTCCTGCGCCGCGCGCGAGGCCCTGCACCAGGCCGACGTGGTCGAGTCCATGCTGCTGGGCCTGCACAAGGTGATCCGCACGGACGACCTCAAGCTCGCACAGGACCTGCGCAAGCTCGACGACGAGGTGGACGGCCTGTACTCGGCCATCAAGTACTACATGACCAAGATCTCGCGCGAGGCGCTGGATGAGCGCGAGGGCCGCCGCTGGGCCGACATCATCAGCTTCACGATCAACATGGAGCAGATCGGCGACATCATCGAGCGCGTGCTGATCGACATCGAGGACAAGAAGATCAAGAAGGGCCGCCAGTTCTCGGAAGCCGGCATGGAAGAGATCAACGAGCTGCACGCGCGCCTGATCGACAACCTGCGCCTGGCGATGAGCGTGTTCCTCAACGGCAGCGTGCGCGATGCGCAGAAGCTGCTGGAGGAGAAGGCCCGCTTCCGCGACCTGGAGCACGCGTATTCGGCCACCCACCTGGCGCGCCTGTCCGACAACACGGTGCAAAGCATCGAGACCAGCTCGCTGCACATCGACCTGATCAGCGAGCTCAAGCGCATCAACTCGCTGCTGTGCTCGGTGGCCTACCCGATCCTGGAGTCGGCGGGCGCGCTGGCGCCCAGCCGCCTGAGGGCCATGGTGGACCAGGCCTGA
- the lspA gene encoding signal peptidase II, with the protein MARGAALAGRSGAGMWPWLAWAVVLLVADQITKTWILQNYQLGDATFITSFFNIVRAHNTGAAFSFLRDAGGWQRWLFTGIGVAATIFIVWQLRAHPGQKLFSFALSSILGGAVGNVVDRLMHGYVVDFLDFHWNFLARIFHGGHFPAFNLADTAISVGAACLILDELLRARRAR; encoded by the coding sequence ATGGCGCGCGGCGCGGCACTGGCGGGGCGCTCCGGCGCGGGCATGTGGCCCTGGCTGGCCTGGGCCGTGGTGCTTCTGGTGGCCGACCAGATCACCAAGACCTGGATCCTCCAGAACTACCAGCTGGGCGATGCCACGTTCATCACCAGCTTCTTCAACATCGTGCGGGCGCACAACACCGGCGCGGCGTTCTCCTTCCTGCGCGATGCGGGCGGATGGCAGCGCTGGCTGTTCACCGGCATCGGCGTGGCCGCCACGATCTTCATCGTGTGGCAACTGCGCGCGCACCCGGGCCAGAAGCTGTTCAGCTTCGCGCTGTCCAGCATCCTGGGGGGCGCGGTGGGCAACGTGGTGGACCGGCTGATGCACGGCTACGTCGTGGACTTCCTGGATTTCCACTGGAATTTCCTCGCCCGGATCTTCCACGGCGGCCATTTCCCGGCCTTCAACCTGGCGGACACGGCCATCAGCGTGGGGGCCGCCTGCCTGATCCTGGACGAGCTGCTCAGAGCGCGGCGCGCGCGCTGA
- a CDS encoding quinone oxidoreductase, with amino-acid sequence MSLAVQIRQHGGPEELHIVDVAVGEPGPGEIRIRHHAIGLNFIDVYHRTGLYPLGMPAGIGMEAAGVVEAVGEGVTHLKVGDRAAYASQPPGSYCEQRVMPARCVCRLPDAISFETGAAMMLKGLTAQYLLKKTLPVQGLQAGDHVLFHAAAGGVGLIATQWVRALGLSLIATAGSDAKCQLALANGAAHAINYNTEDFAARVKEITAGQGVKVVYDSVGKDTWDKSLDCLRPFGLMASFGNASGPVPPFAPGALGAKGSLYVTRQTLFTHIATRESTQAMADDLFSVVASGQVVIHIDQRYPLAQVQQAHRDLEARKTTGSTILTL; translated from the coding sequence ATGAGCCTTGCCGTCCAGATCCGCCAGCACGGTGGTCCCGAAGAACTCCACATCGTTGACGTCGCCGTGGGCGAGCCCGGCCCCGGCGAGATCCGCATCCGCCACCACGCCATCGGCCTGAATTTCATCGACGTGTACCACCGCACGGGCCTGTACCCGCTCGGCATGCCCGCGGGCATCGGCATGGAGGCCGCCGGTGTGGTCGAGGCCGTGGGCGAAGGTGTCACGCACCTGAAGGTGGGCGACCGCGCGGCCTACGCGAGCCAGCCGCCCGGCAGCTACTGCGAGCAGCGCGTGATGCCCGCCAGATGCGTGTGCCGGCTGCCCGATGCGATCAGCTTCGAAACCGGCGCGGCCATGATGCTCAAGGGCCTGACCGCGCAGTACCTGCTCAAGAAGACGCTGCCCGTGCAAGGCCTGCAGGCCGGCGACCACGTGCTGTTCCACGCCGCCGCCGGCGGGGTGGGGCTGATCGCCACGCAGTGGGTCAGGGCGCTCGGGCTCTCCCTCATCGCCACGGCGGGCTCGGACGCCAAGTGCCAGCTCGCGCTGGCCAATGGCGCGGCCCACGCGATCAACTACAACACCGAGGACTTCGCGGCCCGCGTGAAAGAGATCACCGCCGGCCAGGGCGTGAAGGTGGTGTACGACTCGGTGGGCAAGGACACGTGGGACAAGTCCCTCGACTGCCTGCGCCCCTTTGGCCTCATGGCCAGCTTTGGGAATGCATCGGGCCCCGTGCCGCCGTTCGCTCCGGGCGCGCTGGGCGCCAAGGGCTCGCTGTACGTCACGCGCCAGACACTGTTCACCCACATCGCCACGCGCGAGAGCACGCAGGCCATGGCGGACGACCTGTTCAGCGTGGTGGCCAGCGGGCAGGTCGTGATTCACATCGACCAGCGCTACCCGCTCGCGCAGGTGCAGCAGGCGCACCGCGACCTCGAGGCGCGCAAGACCACCGGCTCCACCATCCTCACGCTGTGA
- a CDS encoding NUDIX domain-containing protein, with amino-acid sequence MSAAHGSTPFGHWLAGARQAARQPAAQSRQALLAAGQVVGSVAEGFLEQIGASRAIDKRYELSKTEHQGAPAWHLQSPPGGATEALNALAAVLRGAGRCGPWRNEQLAVCNPQGDVVATVERGAVRVLGIATRAVHLVGLAPDGRMWVQKRALTKPNNPGLWDTLMGGMVAAADTLPQALARETWEEAGLRIEALAGVAHGGHVLFSRPSREGGGVGFMVERIDWFRAQVPDGLEPCNQDGEVERFDLLSLDSLREQVAQGAFTLEAGLVIAGFLGA; translated from the coding sequence GTGAGCGCGGCGCACGGCAGCACGCCGTTCGGGCACTGGCTGGCGGGCGCCCGGCAGGCCGCGCGGCAGCCCGCCGCCCAGTCCCGCCAAGCCTTGCTGGCGGCCGGGCAGGTGGTGGGCTCGGTGGCCGAAGGGTTCTTGGAGCAGATTGGTGCCTCGCGCGCCATCGACAAGCGCTACGAGCTATCAAAAACAGAGCATCAGGGGGCACCCGCCTGGCACCTGCAATCGCCCCCGGGAGGGGCCACCGAGGCGCTCAACGCCCTGGCGGCGGTGCTGCGGGGCGCGGGCCGGTGCGGCCCCTGGCGCAATGAGCAACTGGCCGTGTGCAATCCGCAGGGCGACGTGGTGGCCACCGTGGAGCGCGGCGCCGTGCGCGTGCTGGGCATCGCCACGCGGGCCGTGCACCTGGTGGGGCTGGCCCCGGACGGCCGCATGTGGGTGCAAAAGCGGGCGTTGACCAAGCCCAACAACCCGGGCCTGTGGGATACGCTGATGGGCGGCATGGTGGCGGCCGCCGACACCCTGCCGCAGGCGCTGGCGCGCGAGACCTGGGAGGAGGCCGGGCTGCGCATCGAAGCCCTGGCGGGCGTGGCGCACGGCGGCCACGTGCTGTTCAGCCGGCCCAGCCGCGAGGGCGGGGGCGTGGGCTTCATGGTGGAGCGCATCGACTGGTTCCGCGCCCAGGTGCCCGACGGCCTGGAGCCCTGCAACCAGGACGGGGAAGTCGAGCGGTTCGATCTGCTTTCCCTCGACAGCCTGCGCGAACAGGTGGCGCAAGGGGCGTTCACCCTGGAAGCCGGACTGGTGATCGCGGGCTTTCTGGGCGCCTGA
- the ileS gene encoding isoleucine--tRNA ligase gives MSDNASTTESTATDYRSTLNLPDTPFPMRGDLPKREPGWVKEWEDKGLYKRLRDARCGAPKFILHDGPPYANGQIHMGHAVNKILKDMITKARQLEGFDALYVPGWDCHGLPIENAIEKKHGRNLSRDDMQAKSRAFATEQIAQQMVDFKRLGVLGEWDNPYKTMNPANEAGEIRAFKRVMERGFVYRGLKPVYWCFDCGSSLAEFEIEYQDKKSTTLDVAFKAHEPAKLAAAFGLPALTKDAFVVIWTTTAWTIPANQALNLNPEIGYALVDTGERVLLVAEPLVASCLERYGLTGSVLATTLGKNLGGLEFEHPLYDVKSEDGSQGYQRLSPVYLADYATADDGTGIVHSSPAYGLEDFNSCVSHGLALDDILNPVQGNGTYAPDFPLFGGQHIWKAVPVIIEALRDAGRLMATKEITHSYPHCWRHKTPVIYRAAAQWFIRMDEGEGVFTQPGMKPAKTLRQIALDAIEHTSFYPENGKTRLHDMIAGRPDWCISRQRSWGVPIPFFLHKDSGELHPRTMEIMDQAADIVEKGGIEAWSRVTPEEILGAEDAACYTKSTDILEVWFDSGSTFSHVLRGTHPDVHHDTGPEADLYLEGHDQHRGWFHSSLLLASALEGRAPYRGLLTHGFTVDSQGRKMSKSLGNGIDPQEINKKLGAEIIRLWVAASDYSGDIAGDENILARVVDAYRRIRNTLRFLLANVSDFDPAKDAVPFDQMLEIDRYALTRASEFQAEVLAHYKVYEFHPVVAKLQLYCSEDLGGFYLDVLKDRLYTTAPKSLARRSAQTALYQITHAMLRWMAPFLSFTAEEAWKVFGQSDSIFVETYGSIAGADEGLLAKWGRLREIRDAVNKEIEALRAAGQVGSSLQAVVTLTAAPEDHALLASLGDDLKFIFITSAIELVAGSALQISVKPSSDAKCERCWHYRPDVGQDAAHPTICGRCTSNLYGDGESRAHA, from the coding sequence ATGTCCGACAACGCCAGTACCACCGAATCCACCGCCACGGACTACCGCAGCACCCTGAACCTGCCCGACACCCCCTTCCCCATGCGCGGCGACCTGCCCAAGCGCGAGCCGGGCTGGGTGAAGGAATGGGAAGACAAGGGCCTGTACAAGCGCCTGCGCGACGCACGCTGCGGCGCGCCCAAGTTCATCCTGCACGACGGCCCGCCCTACGCCAACGGCCAGATCCACATGGGCCACGCGGTCAACAAGATTCTCAAGGACATGATCACCAAGGCGCGCCAGCTCGAGGGCTTCGACGCGCTGTACGTGCCCGGCTGGGACTGCCACGGCCTGCCGATCGAGAACGCCATCGAGAAGAAACACGGCCGCAACCTGAGCCGCGACGACATGCAGGCCAAGAGCCGTGCGTTTGCCACCGAGCAGATCGCGCAGCAGATGGTGGACTTCAAGCGCCTGGGTGTGCTGGGCGAATGGGACAACCCCTACAAGACCATGAACCCCGCCAACGAGGCGGGCGAAATCCGCGCGTTCAAGCGTGTGATGGAGCGTGGTTTTGTCTACCGCGGCTTGAAGCCTGTGTACTGGTGTTTTGACTGCGGCTCTTCGCTGGCCGAGTTCGAGATCGAATACCAGGACAAGAAGAGCACCACGCTGGACGTGGCGTTCAAGGCGCACGAGCCTGCCAAGCTGGCGGCCGCGTTCGGCCTGCCCGCGTTGACCAAAGACGCATTCGTCGTCATCTGGACCACCACCGCCTGGACCATCCCCGCCAACCAGGCGCTCAACCTGAACCCAGAGATCGGCTACGCCCTGGTGGACACCGGCGAGCGCGTCCTGCTGGTGGCCGAGCCGCTGGTGGCCTCGTGCCTGGAGCGCTATGGCCTCACGGGCAGCGTGCTGGCCACCACCCTGGGCAAGAACCTGGGTGGGCTGGAGTTCGAGCACCCGCTGTACGATGTGAAAAGCGAGGACGGCAGCCAAGGCTACCAGCGCCTGTCCCCCGTGTACCTGGCCGACTACGCCACGGCCGACGATGGCACCGGTATCGTGCACTCCTCGCCCGCCTACGGGCTGGAGGATTTCAACTCCTGCGTGTCCCACGGCCTGGCGCTGGACGACATCCTGAACCCCGTGCAGGGCAACGGTACCTATGCGCCGGACTTCCCGCTGTTCGGCGGCCAGCACATCTGGAAGGCCGTGCCCGTCATCATCGAAGCACTGCGCGATGCCGGCCGCCTGATGGCCACCAAGGAGATCACGCACAGCTACCCCCACTGCTGGCGCCACAAGACGCCGGTGATCTACCGCGCGGCCGCGCAATGGTTCATCCGCATGGACGAAGGCGAAGGCGTCTTCACCCAGCCCGGCATGAAGCCCGCCAAGACGCTGCGCCAGATCGCGCTGGACGCCATCGAGCACACCAGCTTCTACCCCGAGAACGGCAAGACCCGCCTGCACGACATGATCGCCGGGCGGCCCGACTGGTGCATCTCGCGCCAGCGCAGCTGGGGGGTGCCCATCCCGTTCTTCCTGCACAAGGATTCGGGCGAACTGCACCCGCGCACCATGGAAATCATGGACCAGGCGGCCGACATCGTGGAAAAGGGCGGCATCGAGGCCTGGAGCCGCGTGACGCCCGAGGAAATCCTGGGCGCCGAGGACGCGGCCTGCTACACCAAGAGCACCGACATCCTGGAGGTGTGGTTCGACTCGGGCTCCACGTTCAGCCATGTGCTGCGCGGCACGCACCCCGACGTGCACCACGACACGGGCCCCGAGGCCGACCTGTACCTGGAAGGCCACGACCAGCACCGCGGCTGGTTCCACAGCTCCCTGCTCTTGGCATCGGCGCTGGAAGGCCGCGCGCCCTACCGGGGCCTGCTGACCCACGGCTTCACCGTGGACAGCCAGGGCCGCAAGATGAGCAAGTCGCTGGGCAACGGCATCGATCCGCAGGAGATCAACAAGAAGCTGGGCGCCGAGATCATCCGCCTGTGGGTGGCCGCCAGCGACTACTCCGGCGACATCGCGGGGGACGAAAATATCCTGGCCCGTGTGGTGGATGCCTACCGCCGCATCCGCAACACGCTGCGCTTCCTGCTGGCCAACGTGAGCGACTTCGACCCGGCCAAGGACGCCGTGCCGTTCGACCAGATGCTGGAGATCGACCGTTACGCCCTCACCCGCGCATCCGAGTTCCAGGCCGAGGTGCTGGCGCACTACAAGGTGTATGAGTTCCACCCCGTGGTCGCCAAGCTGCAGCTGTACTGCTCGGAAGACCTGGGCGGGTTCTACCTGGACGTGCTCAAGGACCGCCTGTACACCACCGCGCCCAAGAGCCTGGCGCGCCGCAGCGCGCAGACCGCGCTCTACCAGATCACGCATGCCATGCTGCGCTGGATGGCGCCGTTCCTGTCCTTCACGGCCGAAGAGGCCTGGAAGGTGTTCGGCCAGTCCGACTCCATCTTCGTGGAAACCTATGGCTCCATCGCCGGGGCCGACGAGGGCCTGCTGGCCAAGTGGGGGCGCCTGCGCGAGATCCGCGATGCGGTGAACAAGGAGATCGAGGCGCTGCGCGCCGCCGGCCAGGTGGGCTCTTCGCTGCAGGCCGTGGTCACCCTCACGGCCGCGCCCGAAGACCATGCGCTGCTGGCCAGCCTGGGCGACGACCTGAAGTTCATCTTCATCACCTCTGCTATTGAATTGGTAGCTGGTAGCGCACTGCAGATCAGCGTCAAGCCCAGTTCCGATGCCAAATGCGAGCGCTGCTGGCACTACCGCCCCGACGTGGGGCAGGATGCCGCGCACCCCACCATCTGCGGCCGCTGCACCAGCAACCTCTACGGGGACGGCGAAAGCCGGGCGCACGCGTGA
- a CDS encoding HNH endonuclease, producing MKVLKLSAQGLPQSWISLEQAVIHYAAGEVRWESGGQIARFRGGHNAVTGEQSVIAVNSIIGTKGVPTINPFDLKPGLTNSKLFIRDRNVCAYCGGRFHEDNLTREHIVPFARNGQDHWMNVVTACRPCNHRKGPRTPEQAHMPLLYAPYVPSLWEDFILRNRRILADQMEFLMAHVPKSSRLLA from the coding sequence TTGAAGGTCTTGAAGCTGTCGGCCCAAGGGCTGCCCCAATCGTGGATTTCGCTCGAGCAGGCGGTGATTCATTACGCCGCCGGTGAGGTGCGCTGGGAATCCGGCGGCCAGATCGCCCGGTTCCGCGGCGGGCACAACGCCGTGACGGGTGAACAGTCGGTGATTGCCGTCAACAGCATCATCGGCACCAAGGGCGTGCCCACGATCAACCCGTTCGACCTCAAGCCCGGCCTGACCAACAGCAAGCTCTTCATCCGCGACCGCAATGTGTGCGCCTACTGCGGCGGGCGTTTCCACGAAGACAACCTCACGCGCGAGCACATCGTGCCCTTCGCGCGCAACGGGCAGGATCACTGGATGAACGTGGTCACGGCCTGCCGTCCCTGCAACCACCGCAAGGGGCCGCGCACCCCCGAACAGGCGCATATGCCACTGCTGTACGCGCCCTACGTGCCCAGCCTGTGGGAGGACTTCATCCTGCGCAACCGGCGGATCCTGGCCGACCAGATGGAGTTCCTGATGGCGCACGTGCCCAAGTCCTCGCGCCTGCTGGCCTGA